GATCGACATGATCGCCGCCGGGACGAGCGCGCCGATGCCGACGGCCGCGTACGCCACGCCGGTGAACCAGTCGGGGAACATCTGGTCGAACAGCACCGGCACGATCGTGTTCGTGTCGGTCTTGCCGTTGGCCGTGACCGGCTTGGTCCCCGCCGCGATGGCCATGAAGCCGAGCAGCGCGATCAGGCCCAGCACGAGGCTGTAGGCGGGCAGCGCCGACATGTTCCGCTTGATGACGTTGCGGTTCTTGGAGGCGAGCACGCCGGTGAGGCTGTGCGGGTACAGGAACAGGGCCAGCGCCGAGCCGAACGCCAGCGTCACGTACTGGAGCTGGTTGTTGGCGTTGAGAATGTATCCGTCGCCGGGCGCCGGGGTGGCGTCGAACTTGGCCTTGGCCGCGTCGAAGATGGAGTCCCACCCGCCCAGCTGGGACGGGATGTAGATCACCGCGGCCAGGATCACGATGTAGATCAGCGCGTCCTTGACGAACGCGATCAGCGCGGGCGCGCGCAGGCCGGACTGGTAGGTGTAGGCGGCCAGGATCGCGAACGCGATGATGATCGGCAGGTGCCCGGTGATGCCCATCGCCTTGAGCACGGCCTCGATGCCGACGAGCTGCAGCGCGATGTACGGCATCGTCGCGACGAGCCCGGTGATCGCGATGACCAGCGCCAGCGTCGGCGACCCGAAGCGGGCCCTGACGAAGTCGGCGGGCGTGACGAACCCGTGCACGTGCGAGACCGACCACATCCGGGCCAGCACCAGGAACACCAAGGGGTACACCACGACGGTGTACGGCAGCGCGTAGAACCCGATGGCCCCCGAGCTGAACACCAGCGCCGGCACAGCCACGAAGGTGTAGGCGGTGTAGAGGTCGCCGCCGATCAGGAACCAGGTGATCCAGGAGCCGAAGCTGCGCCCGCCCAGGCCCCACTCGTTCAGGCTGGCCAGGTCGTCGGGCCGCCGCCAGCGCGAGGCGACGAAGCCCATGCCGCTGACGATCAGGAACAGCACGATGAAGACGACCAGCTCGGTCGTGTGCCCGCTCACTTGGTCATCCTGTAGACGATGGTCGTGGACACGACGCCCACCACGATGAACGCCATCTGCAGCCAGTAGAAGAGCGGGAAGCCCAGCAGGCGCGGCTCGTCGGCGTTGAACAGGAACGTCAGCAGGGGCAGCACGATCGGCAGGACCAGCAGCCAGTTCCAGGGGCTGCGGTCGGTGCGTGGCTGCCCGGGTTCCCCGGTAGTCATCGTCCCTCCGATGAACGGATCAGGACCCGGCTGTTGACCGGGTCCTGACGTGTATGTCAATGGAGGGAGGTTAGCTTTTCGGAGATATTAAACCCAATGTCCGCAGTGTTACGGTTTGGCCTAAATGTCGAGATGAAATCTCGCCATGTGAGATGGCGGACCGGGGCGGACCAGCAGAAACCCTAGCGACGGGCACCCGGTGAACGGGATCACCGATCGGCGAGCGGTCGATTGGCCGCGCCGAATGGTCGGCTGGGCGATGGTGTGCCGGAGCTGCCGGCTCGCGGGGCCGTGACGGCGTGAGGGGGTGGCTTGCGGGGGTGGTGTGAGGCGATGGCTGGCGTGGAGTGGCGTGAGGGAATGGCTCGCGGGGTGCGTGAGGGGATGGCTCGCGGGGAGGCGGCGTGAGGGGATGGCTTGCGCCGGGGCGGAAGGCAGCCGGCGGGCAGTGCGAGCAGGGCTCACGCCGGGGCCGGCGGTGGTGCGCGGGCCGGCGCGTGCCGTGATGGTCAGGTGACCGCGGGTGGTGTCCCGGCGGCCGGATCGCGTGGCCTGGCCAGATCCTCGGAGATGTCCCGGGCGCCGTACCCGTCGGGCGCCGGCACCTCCACGATCGGCTCCGGCCGGTCGTCGAACTCCAGCCGCAACGCCCGCGCCATCGTGGCGTGCATCTCGTACAGACACGTCACATACGTCAGCTCCAGGATCTGCTCATCCGGCAGCTCCCGCTTGAGCACGGCGAACACCTCGTCGTGCACCCGCCCCCCGTCCAGCACCAGCGCGTCGGTGTAGGCCAGCACCGCCCGCTCCAGCTCGTCGAACAGATCACTGACCGCCCAGTGCGCGACCGCCGAAACCTTCTCCTCCGTCACGCCGAGCGCCCGCAACTGCTTGCAGTGCTGGGAGTAGACGAACTGGCTCTGCCGCGCCCACCCCGCCCGCACCTGGCCCAGCTCGCGCAGCACCGGGTCCAGCGCGGTGCCCCGGTAGAGCTCGAAGCCCTTGACGCAGTGCCGGAAGATCTTCGGGTGGAGTGCGAACACCTCCCACCAGTCGCCCGGCGAGCCGGTGGCCGTGCCGGTGCCGTCGGGCAGGATCAGGCGGTCGTGGAAGAACTGGACGACCGGGTCGGTCATCTCCTCGCGCGGCACCCGGCGCAGGCGCGGCATCACACGGTCCGGTCCGCCGCGGTGCGGGGCTCGTGCCGTACGTCGCCGGGTTGCCCCACCGGACGCGTCCAGGCGGCGAACTCCACCAGGATCCCGTCGGGGTCCTTGAAGTAGATGGACCTGACGAACACGCCGTCGTGCGGCTCGGGCGCCACGCCGAACTCGCTGTCGTCGTGGTTGAGCAGCACGCCCACGTCGATGCCCTTGGCGATCAGCCGGTCGCGGTACTCCTCGATCTTCTCCGGCGGTACGTCGAAGGCGAGGTGGTTCATCGAGCCGACGGCCGACAGCAGCTCGCCGCGGTCGGGCAGGTTCTTCGGCGCGGACACCCCCGGCACGCCGTCGGGCGCGTCGGGGAACCAGAAGAAGGCCAGCGCGTTGCCGCCACCGCAGTCGAAGAAGAAGTGCTGCCCCCAGCCCATCGGCAGCTCGATGGTCTTGATCAGCGGCATGCCCAGGACGCCGGAGTAGAAGTCGACGGTCTGCTTCATGTCCGAGCAGACGAGCGCGACGTGGTTGACTCCGCGAAGCTCGAATTCGCTGTTCATGGTAACTCCCTACTTATCACAGGGCATTCCCGAAGAACATGCGCGAGAAAACATGACATGACATGTCGGCTTTTGCGGACACGATGGGCGCATGATCGCAGTTGTGGCGGGCGCGACCCGCGGAACGGGACGAGGCATCGCGGTGGCGCTGGGCGAGATCGGCGCCACCGTCTACTGCACGGGACGCAGCACCCGCGAAGGACGCTCGGAGATGAACCGGCCCGAGACCATCGAGGAGACGG
The nucleotide sequence above comes from Nonomuraea gerenzanensis. Encoded proteins:
- the mctP gene encoding monocarboxylate uptake permease MctP, coding for MSGHTTELVVFIVLFLIVSGMGFVASRWRRPDDLASLNEWGLGGRSFGSWITWFLIGGDLYTAYTFVAVPALVFSSGAIGFYALPYTVVVYPLVFLVLARMWSVSHVHGFVTPADFVRARFGSPTLALVIAITGLVATMPYIALQLVGIEAVLKAMGITGHLPIIIAFAILAAYTYQSGLRAPALIAFVKDALIYIVILAAVIYIPSQLGGWDSIFDAAKAKFDATPAPGDGYILNANNQLQYVTLAFGSALALFLYPHSLTGVLASKNRNVIKRNMSALPAYSLVLGLIALLGFMAIAAGTKPVTANGKTDTNTIVPVLFDQMFPDWFTGVAYAAVGIGALVPAAIMSIAAANLFTRNIYREYINKNATDSQEATVSKLVSLVVKVGAVLCILLLDPQFSIDLQLIGGVIILQTLPSVGLGLYTRWFHKGGLIAGWAAGLAAGMWMLYLIPNPATGKQHFGGSAFALSNFGFDTKMTIYAGFLALAVNLIVAVLGTLIFRAVKVADGEDATARDDYFADEGDPKVKDLDLTGSH
- a CDS encoding DUF3311 domain-containing protein gives rise to the protein MTTGEPGQPRTDRSPWNWLLVLPIVLPLLTFLFNADEPRLLGFPLFYWLQMAFIVVGVVSTTIVYRMTK
- a CDS encoding carboxymuconolactone decarboxylase family protein yields the protein MPRLRRVPREEMTDPVVQFFHDRLILPDGTGTATGSPGDWWEVFALHPKIFRHCVKGFELYRGTALDPVLRELGQVRAGWARQSQFVYSQHCKQLRALGVTEEKVSAVAHWAVSDLFDELERAVLAYTDALVLDGGRVHDEVFAVLKRELPDEQILELTYVTCLYEMHATMARALRLEFDDRPEPIVEVPAPDGYGARDISEDLARPRDPAAGTPPAVT
- a CDS encoding VOC family protein, translated to MNSEFELRGVNHVALVCSDMKQTVDFYSGVLGMPLIKTIELPMGWGQHFFFDCGGGNALAFFWFPDAPDGVPGVSAPKNLPDRGELLSAVGSMNHLAFDVPPEKIEEYRDRLIAKGIDVGVLLNHDDSEFGVAPEPHDGVFVRSIYFKDPDGILVEFAAWTRPVGQPGDVRHEPRTAADRTV